From Triticum aestivum cultivar Chinese Spring chromosome 7B, IWGSC CS RefSeq v2.1, whole genome shotgun sequence:
TGTGTGAAATCAAAGACTAATCAGAATCCGAGATACATCAAACCAAGGAAATCGATCTGCAAGATGCCCTTGCAGCGCAAGACAACTCCTCCCATAGCCAATCATAGACGACAGCTCACTGGTCGCTACTTGTTGGCACATTCAGACTTCTCCTTTCCCTCCATCGCAGAAAATTAACATATGAACATCAGAATCAAAATAAGAGAAGGAACATCCAGTACTCGAGATGTACAACAAGCGTGCACTTGTAAGCTATTATATGTCAGTATGAATGTGCAAAAAACATGGGGCTCTAAACTATGAATCGATTATTAAGTAATAATGTTACTTCGGCGACTTCATTGCTTCACATGTCCTTATTTCAGGACAacatgtcatgcatatttagaaACCATGACATCTATATCAACCACACTAATATGGCAAACAATCAGCTAACCCTGGCATATTTACCTTTTGCTTGTGGTTGTGATTTTTTTTTGCATTAATCTCCTGTATTGAATCATCCACGACCTTAATGGATCCTCTAAAGGGGCCATTAGTGGAGTCATACTTGAACATATAGGCCTACAAAAGGGAGAGGGTGTTAACTTCAGCAATGAAGGAAATAATATATTGGCAGAATTAAATTTGTCAAATTCCGATGCAGTAGAACATCCCACTGGATGATTCTTGTCGTCGCACCTAATAATAGAAAAAAGTAGGAACCTGATTCAAAGTAGTATTGAACTAACTACTGCAAAACTGAGTTCAACGCTTTAACTTCGAATTCAGTTGCAGAAGATCTCATAGCACAAAATATGCAAATCATATAGCATTATTTCCTTACCATGTAGTTAGCATCAATAAAAGGACTATTGACAGCCACAACTTCAATACAACCTTTACTGGAGCATTGATGCCTCTTTTCGAATCCTCAATGACTGAACAATCATTAATATCCTAATCCTCATAACTGAATATCTCTTGTGTCCATATGTCAGTGGACTCACTCCCTGGCCAGCACAGCAGCAACATCAGCAGGTCAGCTGCAGCAAGCAACAAAGTCAATATACAACAAAGCATAGCTTCGTAGctgcatggaagatacaaacattATACAAATATATGCAGCAAAGCATCAACATCGGGCCATCAACAGCCCAACACCCAGACAAATTACCCAGCAGCAAGCCAACaaacacgcacacacgcaacacggCAACAAGCACGCACACATCACACATGTAATAAGCAGGGCAACAGGACCAGGAAGAGCAGGTATTCAGAGGAAGTTACCTTGCTGGGGACGGGATTCCTGGCGGCAGTGGTGGACTTGACTcggggcggcgatggaggccgcTCGAGGTGGCACCCCAAGGCGACTCTAGGCGGCAGCAGCGGTGTGGCCATGTAGACGCCCTCAATCCAATTCACTGTCCTGCTCTTGTCAATCGAGCGACGCATCCTCATCTCCACCCGACTGCAGCTCCTTTGATGTTGTGGTACCTACGACTGCTCTTCCATGGCGACTCCTCCCATGACGGCGGGGCAAGGTGGAGGCAGAGGTAGCGGCAGCGCTCACAGTGCAGTAGAGGTGAGGCGATCCGCCTCCTTGGCTGGCATCCCCGCTTCTCCTCCTTCTTCGGCCGGCGACGCCCGGCTGACCTCCTCCTCCTGCATCTTCCTTGCGACGAGGGTTCTCTCCTCCTCCCGCGACTTCCTCGCGACCTGGGGTGGATATGTACCTCAGGAGGCGGTGGATCTCGTCGAATGGTACGGCCGAGCTCTTGGGGCTGCGGGAAGGGGGGAGAAGGGAGGGGTGCGGCGCCTGTGTTGACGAGGAAGTAAGGAGGGAAGATTGTGGCGGCTGCAGTTTGGGGGCTAGGGTTCGTGGGGCTGTGCGCTATGGCGAAGCGCACGACACGACGCGCACGCGTCGCGCAAGCAGAGGGCGCACATGCACCTCGAAAAGGCTGACCCAACCAAGACGAATGCTCCAAGAGCCCATCCGTCATTGGGCATCCAAACTTACCACGTGGTGAAAACGACCAGTGAAACGAGCAGCGAACATCCAACGCTCCAGTCAAAGCCAAAGATTGGATTGACCTGGATCGAACGGCTGGGAATCGGCCCAATCGGGGGAGCATCCTGGAGGCAAGTTGACTAGGATCCTTATAGGTTAGAATTCTTTTTTGCTCTCAATTGCCGTGGGAATAAATCATTTTAGTCAGGTTGATTGCTCCAATGGTGAATAACAATACCAGAATTGGTTTAGCATTTTATGACTATTTTTATATACAATAAAATATAAGCAACATTACActttttgacatgaagattttttttttgagagTAAGCATAAGCTTTATTACTCAACCGCTAGGCCTAAGTCGCCCATAACAGCGTCAGCTACAATAGCTGGTACATCAACATCTGATACAAGAACTTCTCCACTTGGGAGGGAAAGACCTAGTTTAGCTAGGTGATGAGCCGGCATATTAGCTTCTCTCCTACAGTGGTGTATTTCACACGATGCAAACCATaagttcatcttcatcttcatatcCTCACTTACGTGCGCCTGCCTGGAGAAATCTGGCCCTCGTTTGTTGAGTGCTTGTTCTACCAGAAGCGAGTCAGTTTCGATGATCAAATGCACCACGCCAAGCTCAGCAGCAACATCCAATGCCTGACCGACCGCGAGGAGTTCAGCACCAAAAGCATCCGCCACCTGGTTATGTTGTCCAGCCCGGGCCGCTACCACCGCCCCGTCCCTATCTCGGACCATCACCCCCCAAGCACCCAGCTGTGAGCCCGGGATGTGGGCGCCATCCACATTAAACTTAAGCACATCTGCTGGCGGCGGTGACCACCTCTGGGGGGCTGCAAGCGGTTTAGCGTTTTTGCTAAAGTAACCCTGGTATTCCTCCATCGTGCATGCAGCTCTACAAGCAAACTGATCGTGCTTCATGGGCTTCTCGCCGTGTCACGCTTTGTTCCTCTGCGTCCACCACTGCCACCACATCACGACGATCAGCATGCGCTCCTTCTCCGGGATCTGCCACAGTGTTTCCAGGGTCGCATCCACTGAATCGCAAACGGTCAGACGCTGCCTTACGTGCTCGAGATTGAGGGCAAGCCACACCTGCTTGACTTCCTGGCACTCCACGAAGAGATGCTTCCCAGACTCATTTCGCGAGTTGCACAAAAAGCACTTGTGGTCTTCGATGGTCATGCCCCTTCTGCATAGGATGTCCTTGGTCGCTAAAGTGTTATGTGCCATCCTCCAAATAAAATGTTTGATTTTCCCCGGGCAAGGCATGCGCCAAATCCTCTTCCATTTGTCCTGACCGCCCTCATTCAGGGTGCCAGGCTCAATTTGTGGCGGCCCACCTTCTCCACCTGCAGCTTCCGAGATAGCTCTTTTCAGCTTATATGCCTGTCGGACTGAGAAGAGTCCTTTGGGATCAAAATGCCAGGCCATGAAGTCCACAACACCATCCCGCAGTGGCATTTGGAGAATCAGTGCTGCATCCTCCTCCCAAAAGGTACCCGGACTAGTGCGACATCCCAATCGTCAGTAACGGGGTCTATGAGTTCTGAAACTCTTGTCAGCAAGCTTCCTCCCCTCGGTGTGATAACCTTGCGTGACCAAGCTCTTGGTATCCAAGGATCCTCCCAGATCCTTATGCTCTCCCCGTCGCCCACTCGCCAGATGGCACCTTGGTTAACCAACTCAATGCCATGGGAAATACTCCTCCACGCATAGGACATGTTTGCATGCTCCCCCGCTTCCAGAACTGAGTTGTTGGGGTAGTACTTGGCCTTCATCAGCTGCGCACAGAGGCTGTCGGGCTCTTGGACAAGTCTCCACACTTGGCGGGCAAGCATGGCAATGTTGAAGTCGTGAATATCCCGGAAACCGAGGCCTCCCCGTCCTTTGGACCGGATGAGCTTCTACCAACCCACCCAATGCATTTTGTTTTCATCATCCTGCTGGCTCCACCAATATTTGGCAATCATGGCACTGATCTCCTCACAGAGGGTTTTGGTCAAGTAGAATACCGACATGGCAAATGTAGGGATAGCCTGCGCCACTCCTTTCACCAGGATCTCCTTGCCCTGCCGAGAGAGAGTCCGCTCGTTGGAGCCTTGCATCCTGGTCCAGATAGAATCCTTGATGTAAGCAAAAGCTTTCTTCTTTGAGCGACCGATGTACACCGGTAATCCCAAATATTTCTCGTTATATGCCTCGCTGGTTATGCCAAGGATGGTCTTGACCGCATCTTTGGAATTTGTCTGACAGTTTTTGCTGAACATGATCGCCGACTTCTCGTGGTTGATACACTGTCTGGAGCAATATTCATATACTGCCAGTATCCTCTGCAGTTCCTCCGCTTCATTTGGATTTGTTTTCATAAGTAACATCGAGTCATCCGCAAAAAAGAGATGGGAAATAGCCGGCGCCCCTGGACAGATCTGAATGCTGCTGAAAACCCCCCTCCTCTGAGAGTCATTGAGCAGCGCTGATAAACCCTCGGCACATACACAAAGAGGTACGGCGATATCAGATCGCCCTGGCGAAGCCCCTGGAAGGCACAAACAGATCCGAAAATTCCTCATTCATTTTGATCCGGTACTTAACTGTTGTCACACACTTCATCACAAGCCTCACCCAACTTCTGGCAAAGCCAAGTTTGATCATCATGGCTTCTAGGAAGGACCACTCCACCTTGTCATATGCTTTGCTCATGTCGACTTTCACCGCAGCAAACTCCTCCTTGCCTCCATGTTTATTCATCAGGTAGTGTGACATCTCATAAGCCATCAAAATGTTGTCCGTAATGAGACGCCCCGGAACAAAGGCACTCTGGTTACCTGATATGATCTGTGGCAGAACAACCTTCAGGCGATTTGCAAGGACCTTTGAAATGATCTTGTACAAGACGTTACAAAGACTGATGGGCCGCAGGTCCTTGATTCGCGAAGGATTCTTGACCGTTGGTATGAGAACCACCGTGGTATCATTCCACCCTTGTGGTAGTTCGCCCCCCTCCAAGACCTTCATCACCTCCTCCTTAATGTTCCTACCCATGAGATGCTAATATTTCTTGAACACAACAACCGGCATGCCGTCCGGCCCCGGAGCTTTAAGATCCCCGATGTGATCCAGGGCCGCCTTTATCTCCATGTCAGTGAATTCAGCTGTAAGGCAATCGTTCATAGCCCGAGTAACTTTGGTTGGGACGGACCGAAGGATCTCCTCGTAGTTGTGATTGCCATTTGAGGTAAATAAGCCCTGAAAATAAGACTGAGCATACTTAGTTAGTTCACGCCCTTCCTCCAGCACCACACCATCCTTCCTCGTTAGCCTCCTGATACGGTTAGCTTTCCTTCTCGCCGAGGCATACCGAAAGAAGAACTTCGTGTTCCTATCTCCTTCCTTCAGCCACCAGACATGAGCACGCTGCCTCCATTTTATGTCCACCACTTCCTCAAGATGATCTACCAAGCAGCGTAGACGTACTTCTTCCGCAACCTTCTCTGGTGTGATATCCCTCTTCCTCCATTCCTCCAGCTCTCTCTTGGCTTCCTTTAACTTCCTTTCCGTATCACCCAGGACTGTTCTGTTCCACCGTGTTAGATCGGCCGCCACATCCTCCAACGCCTTAGTAATATCCACCGTGCCCCTCTCATGTGCTCTCCTCCACGCTTCCTCCATCACCAGGTCGCACCCCTCCTCCCTCAACCATCGTGCTTCAAACCTAAAggctccccttcctcccctcctgTTGTTCCCCGTATCAACCGTATCCACCACCACAGGCCGATGATCCGAATGCCGCGGCAGCTCATTCCTCACGCGGAACTCCGGGAACGCCTCACACCACTCCATATTGGCCGCCGCTCTGTCCAGTCGACCACATATGTATCCGTCCGCGTTAGTACAGTTATTCCACCACGTGAAAATGTCCCCTTCGAATCCCAAATCACTCAACCTGCACCCTTCAAGCGCCTCCCGGAATGAATTCATGCATCCCTCCGCTCTATCCACTCCACCCCCCTTCTCCTCGTTACTTAATATCTCGTTAAAGTCTCCCATACAAAGCCAGGGTCTTCCCTCCTGATGTTGCTGCTGCAAAAGATGTAGTGTTCTCCAAGTTTCCTTCTTTCTGCTGGCCTGCGACTCGCCATAGACCCCGGTAAATCTCCACACCACTCCATTCTCCTTTGTGATGTCTGCGTCGATGTGCCTTCTTCCCATTGATCTCAAAGATAGATTAACTCCCCTCCTCCACAGTATTGCTAGCCCCCTACTTCTTCCTTCTGGGTTCCTAACACACATATTAACCAACCCCAACTTCCACCGATACCGCTCTAACTCCTTTTCGAACAACTTAGTCTCACACAAGAACACCACATCGGGATCCTCCGCCCTCTTGAGATCCAAGAGGCCACGAACTGCCGGGCCGTTCCCGagtccccggcagttccaactgaCGATTCTCATTGCTCCCGGCGGGGCTGCACTTGCAGCCCGGCCGATACTAAGTTTGTGTTATCCACCTCCACCTGGCTTCCACCCTCCTTCTCCACCCTTCCTTTCTTCATGGCCTCATACTCCTCTCCCTTCTCATTGCCTCGCTTCTGGCCAGTTAACTTGCCAGCCCCTTCCTTCTCCACACCTCCTTGCTTCTCCTCCCTTCGAATCTTCTTATAAGTTTTCGGAACATAGCCGACCTTCCTCCCTGTCTCTCCAACATTAACACGGTTCGCGGGCTTCTCCTTATCTTCCCCGACAGTGCTGCCGCCCCCATTGTCACCTACTTCCTGCCCAGAGTCCTTCCTCGCAACTGACTGATCAACCTCGCTACCCTTCACTGCCAATACCCCGACTTCGCTACCCGTTGCGCCCCTGCCAGCCTCCCCGAACTCCAGCCTCTTCCGTTGCATCAATCCCCCTCTTGCACTGACTAGTTTACTGGGGCTATTCACCTCCTCCCCATCCTCCGATTTATCCCTGCTGGACCCTGAGTCAGTTTTATGCCAATTGAGGCTGTCGCTCCTTGATCTCCCCCCTGCCCCTCTGCTGCCAAGATTCCTTCCCCCACCAGAGCCACTCCCACTGCCATTGCCATAATAATTGCCTCTCCACATCCGCCCTTCTTCTCCCCCGCGTCTTCCCATGTCAGCCCGCAACCACTTCCCATATTGTGCCTTCTCCCCCTTCCCCAACCTCACCGAGCACCCCTTCTCCACATGTCCAAGCATCCCACACACATAGCAGAAGTCCGGGAGGAACTCATACTCAAACTTGCAGAACAGCCTTTCTTCTTCCTTCCTCTTTGCTCCCTCCCCCATCCTTTCCTCATCACTCTCCTCCTCTACATCCAGGTAGAAACCTCGCATGATTGGTTTAGATATTGGCATACGAACCTTAATGCGCAGGTACCTTCCCATCCTGGAACCATCAGCCCCCATGCCCATCTCTACAAACTTCCCCACCAAATTACCAATGTCCTTCGCCgtgtcctcctccatcttccttagCGGCAGGCCAAAAACCCTAACCCAGATCGGCACCTCCTCGAACACATACTGGTCGATTCTCTTGCTAGGCACGAAATCCACCATGACCACTAGATCATTGTCAAACATCCATGGTCCTTCCTCCAACGCTTTcctcttccttgattcctgcttgaaGGTGAACAGAAAGATGTTCTCCCCCAATTCCTTGCAGTCCACCCCCTTCAACGGACACCAACATCGCCCCAGCGAGAAGCTGATCGCATCCGGGTGCGCCGGCCTCTCAGACAGTACCTTGCCAATCGCCTTGATCTCCCCTTCGTTCCCCTTCGCCTTCGACGCCCACCTGATCTTCaccccttcctctcctcctccgaAAGCTTCATCTGCTCCAACAGACCGGCCACCTTCTCCATTGATCTAGCACGCCTCAACGCCTCAGGGGAAACCTAGAAGTGGTGTATTACGGTCGCGTGCCCTAGGACGCACGCGAGAGGCTTATGGTGGGGGCGGGGCTCGCACCACGGCCAGGAGTACAGGAGCGACGGCTCTGCACCCGGCTGATCGGCGGCGAGATCTGATTGAGACTGGACGGGAACTACCAACGAGACCCGGGGGCGCAGTCGCCTCCGTGATCGCCGGACCTAACCTAACCGTCACCCAACGTGGGACGGACCCTCCGTGATCCCTGTCATCAATGTATTTTCAGTCTAAAGAAATTATATTTTTGGTCTAAAGAGAGCCCGAGTCTTGTGATCTACCTTTGGAAACGGCGAAACGCCACCGAGAATCCACGAGGTATAGCTGCCACGCACGCGGAGAAAACAGAGGAGAAAGAGAAGAGAAAATATCCCTCCCACATCGTCACCCCAGCTTCCTCCGCTGCCTCACCACAGCACGCCGACGAGCTCTCTCCACGCacgacgccccctccccctccccccagaTCCGAAGCGACTGCCGCCGGCTCGCGATCTTCCCGAACCGTACAAAAACCCGGCCGTGGCGGCGGCCACGGCAGCCACGTACGGTGGCGGCGAGGGGTGTATGAGGAGCAGGAACGACTGCGGGAACGCGATTCGGAGCAGGAGCCGGTGGGGCAAGTGCGGCTGACCCGGCCTGAGCAAGGACATCCACGGCCGGTCTGTCTGTCTGGCGGGATCGTGGCAGGagggaaaagaaagaaagaaaggtcGATCTTGTGAAGCTTCCACCACGGGCTCCGAGATGCAGAACAGCGATTTGCGCAAGAAGGTTCGAGCTCTTGTATTCTTTGGCTTTGCCTGTTTAGATGGATGGGTGTAGTGAAAATGTTTGGGATGATGGCAATTCGAGTAAGAGGTCCAAATGGGTTTAATATTAGTTTAAGCGAATAAAACTAGGGGACATGCTATGACTTTGGGACATTTTTGTTTGCTAATGTTGTTATTCTACAAAGTAGCTGCTGTTTCTAGGGACACCTCCTTCACTCTTTGgtagtacttcctctgtaaactaatataagagcgtttagatcactactctcttatattagtttacagagggagtaataatttATTTTTCCACATGCTACAAAGTAAGTGAATTGTAAATTTGCAGTGAGAGGTGTGCGTAGTTCTTGGCTCTGGAGTATGTGATTACATATCAAAGGAATATCTTTATATCTACCTGGTAGTAACAGCGGAAAACCTTTGCTCCATTCCACTGTTTGCTTGCAAGCTAGTATGTCATACTGACGCTGGATGATTAATTTGTAGGCGGAGAGGGACTTGCTCTGGTTTTGACATCAATACCACTGAACATCTGTGATTAATTTGCAGCAGTGTTTTGATTCGGAAATGTATCTTTGGCCCCTTAAACTATTGGCTGGGTGTAGATCTGGTCCCACGACCAGATATTTTTGCCCTTGAACTGTCATTTCGTGTACTTTTTGTCACTCAAGACGGGTTGACCGTTTCAAAGCGGTTTTTACTGATGCAGCGCCAGCACCATGTGTCTGCTGCATCACTAATCTCGTTCCAAAAATCCACAAACCTATTTAAAAagcagagaaagaaaacaaaaaaggaaaatataataaaaaatgatATTTCATATTCTGCATTTACAAGGAATTTGAGAGAGAAAAAAGGAGCAAATCCGACATTTTTTGGTTTATTAGAAGAAAAGCAATTTAATAAACGAGTCATAATCTCCTTTTATTTGCAATTTCTTGATTTTCCTTTTGACTATTTTTTGTTTTCTTGATTTTTGAAAATATGAGTTTTTGTAAATAAAAAGAGTTTCTCGAGTTTTTTTACCCCATTATGCTGTGTATGATTTTACTCTTTTTTCCCCTTTCTGATAATTTTCTCCGTTTCTTCAAAACTGATGTCTTTTTGCTAGATGCATTGATATCTTCGTTTGAAGTATATATATATTTTGCCTTTTTATGCTTCTTAATTAAATTTTAGGAATTTCTGGGAGGAAATTGGTAAGACTGCAGATATGTGATTTGGCCTACATGTAGATGCCGCAACGATCAAAACCATTTTGGAACAGTCAAAACCACCTCGATTGAGCAAAGGTATACAGTACTGAGAGTTGAAGGGTGAAAGTACCGTTTTAGGAGTTGACGACCAGATCTACACCCAAAACAATAGTTTAGGGGTCAAAAGTACACATTTTCCTTTTGATCATAGAGTAACCAAGTGGTAGTACCATCATGGATGGTCATTGTCTTCTGTCTTTGGTAGGTTTAATGTGTAACGGTATTAGTTATCTGACTATTTTCTCTAATTCAGAGTGCAGCGGAAATTGATTTCTTTACTGAATATGGCGATACTAATCGATACAAAGTTCTGGAGGTCATAGGCAAAGGTAGTTATGGACTTGTATGTTCTGCAAATGATACACAAACAGGAGAGAAGGTTGCAATAAAGAAGATACACAACATTTTTGAGCATATATCGGATGCTGCACGCATACTCCGTGAAATCAAGCTTCTCAGGCTTCTTAGGCACCCTGATGTAGTGGAAATAAAGCATATCTTGCTCCCCCCATCCAAAAAGGATTTCAAAGATATATATGTTGTTTTCGAACTTATGGAGTCAGATCTTCATCAAGTAATAAAGGCTAATGATGATTTGACGAGGGAGCATTATCAGTTTTTCTTGTATCAGATGCTTCGAGCTTTGAAATATATGCACACAGGTATGCACTTCCTCAGTCTTCAGTTTATGAAGATCAATTCCATGCGCTTCTATTCTTATGGAACCACCATGTAGCTATTTGACTATTGTTTCTTTCTTGCACCTGTATTGTTGTATGCTAATTTGCATGCAAATTTCACTTGTAACCATTTGATGATTTGATTcatcccttttcccccttcctgtTGTTTCGAACAATTACATGAGTTCTAATTAACAATCTATTGAACGGGTCTACTGATTTAAAGTTTGGTACAATTTGGTCGAGATGATAGTCGTTCTGAATGCGCGCCATGGCCTGCATCTAAGGCCTGGTTTGAAATGCAGCAATGCTGTTGTAGCATGTAGGCTTGTTATTGCAATATGCTCCTGTGTCTGTGTATACGCGATGGACCCCGACCACTGATGTTTATGGCCCCAACCTATTTGCTGTATCATTGTGTATGACAATCACCTATGTTTATGGCGTCATGTTCTGCATTTGCCCACTAATGCATGCTGATCTGAGTATCTGGGTATTGATTACTGATGCAGCATTGCACATGACAACTCAAATATTTAGTTGCACAAATAAAAGTAAAAGGTTGCTCCTTTATTTTTTGAATCCGTGTCAACTTTGACTAGTTTGGTATTTACCGAAACCATAGCATATTTGGTTCCATACTCTATTTATATTTGCATGTTTGATTTTTAATGTTGGAAATTATATAATATCATTTCAGTTGCTACATATGATCAGAATTGGCTAACTATTGTTTGTGCTTTGATACAGCAAATGTCTATCACCGAGATTTGAAGCCCAAGAATGTGCTTGCCAATGCAAATTGCAAACTCAAAATTTGTGACTTTGGTTTGGCGAGAGTTGCATTCAATGATGCACCTACGACAGTCTTCTGGACAGTAAGTAATATCTTTTGTTATTGTATCTCAATAGCATATGTTATTGGTTGACCTTGCATTACTCAAAGTTTCTGTCTTGATTGTTTTAAGTTCCGACTGCCCCTTCGATCAGCTATTTATCACAGTTCGTAATTGATTGTATTGTCATGTGACAACACATTACATGGTGCAGCTAACAAATAGCCGGTGGTGTATTTACTCCCAACATTATTCTTGTGACACCCACTGTTAGTCATATTATTAACTAACAATTGGAGATTTACTAGCACCGAATTATGCTTTGTTCCCTGTTGTCATGTTGAACTTCAGGTTGCCTCATTCGAGACGCAATGGTTCTAACAAAGGGAAAGTGAATATCTAATGATCAGTGTACTGTCAGTCTGTCACATACAAGTTGAAATAAGTTGTCATCTAGTTTTACTTTTAAGTGGGTCTTCACGAAGCCATTTCCTCATTCTTTGGTTTTAGGGTGGGATTGGGGTTGACGGTTGTGCAGCTAACCATTAATTTAGGGCTTTGGGGCTGCTCTGGAGCCTTTCATTGCTCATCCAATGTTTTCTATTCCTGTCAAATGAACTTCTAAATTAAAATAAACTTCGCTTTTCAGGATTATGTGGCAACGAGATGGTATAGAGCACCTGAACTTTGTGGGTCCTTCTATTCCAAGGTAAGCAATGTTACGAACTTATGATTAATCAGAAGTTAGAGAGCTCGACATGTATACATATAGATGATGCCAACCTAATAGGCATTATTTTTGTGTGATGGTACTGGTGCTGGTAAATGACATTGTTGGGATGTGGGTCTGGAACTTGATATCCCGTGCCTGTTGAGTCACCTCACCTTGTAGTGAGCATGAGGGAGTTGGCCATGGGGTGAGTATGAGGGAAATTACAGCAGTGAAGCAGCAAGATAAACAGTACACTGAAATTGAGTTTAAATGGTAAACAGTAAAGATACTCTTTTGCTCGCGCCATCTGGACTGTCCATTGCTTCTTGTCTTGATCAGTCTGGATCATTGGTTAACTGAAGTGCCAATAGGAATACAACACTAGTGGGTtcagtcagggtcctgacagtcgAGTCACCTCACATTGTAGTGAGTATTGAGGGAATTGCCATGAGGCGCTTTTGACTTCTTTTTAATATTTGGATTTGTCTGTCTTATATGCCTATAGCACCCAAATAAAATTGTAATGCATCGTTTACACCTGTATGCGCAAATTTGAGCAGAAAAGTTGATGCCATCAACTCATCATATACTTGTAAATCAGCAAATGTCCCATGGCAAATTGGCAATAAAGAAGTAACACTCATGATTCATAAGCCCATATTGTATGCTGTTTAAACTTGTAACTGTGCTGTCATATGGCTGCAAACAATAGAATGATGGATAGCACTGCAAGGTTGGAACTCCATGTCTTTGCGTATATCACTAAATGTTTGTATACATATTGTATACCAAGGACCACTGCAGTTTTAGACCACATCATTACCAATTTACAGAGAGAAGGTAGATAGCAACTATCACTAACAACCTTCCGCAAGTAAATGGATCCCTTCAGCACAATTTCTTTTGCTCATGCTGCTTATTGCAAAGTTGGAAAACATATCCGTTACTTGAGCAACCGAACAGTGCATAGTATTAGTTGGGTTAAAGAAATATTCAGCTAATTACAAATCGTCTTATTTGGTATTGACCACAGTTGTGGCATTGTTTTTCTGTTATATTTCTTTTGTAAACAAGATCTTCCCCCGGTCCTGATTTTAGTTGGTATGGCCAATTGTTCGTGGCACTGAAATTTACCATCTTTTGGGTTGCAGTATACACCAGCTATTGATATATGGAGTATAGGGTGCATTTTTGCCGAGGTGTTGATTGGAAAGCCTCTATTTCCTGGTAAAAATGTTGTTCACCAGCTGGATTTGATAACTGATGTTCTGGGGACACCTTCATTAGATGCTATTTCTCAGGTATGGATATTTGGAAGTTTGCTGTCAAAGTTATAGTTCTGTCTGCTTATAAAATTTTCTGCTGTCCTACCTCTGCTAAGGTGCGGAATGACAAGGCAAgaaaatatctgacatgcatgcgGAAGAAACAGCCTGCTTCCTTTTCGCAGAAATTTCCGAAGGCTGACCCATTAGCATTACGATTGCTTAGGAGGCTTCTAGCTTTTGATCCAAAGGATC
This genomic window contains:
- the LOC123155839 gene encoding mitogen-activated protein kinase 11 isoform X1, with the translated sequence MQNSDLRKKSAAEIDFFTEYGDTNRYKVLEVIGKGSYGLVCSANDTQTGEKVAIKKIHNIFEHISDAARILREIKLLRLLRHPDVVEIKHILLPPSKKDFKDIYVVFELMESDLHQVIKANDDLTREHYQFFLYQMLRALKYMHTANVYHRDLKPKNVLANANCKLKICDFGLARVAFNDAPTTVFWTDYVATRWYRAPELCGSFYSKYTPAIDIWSIGCIFAEVLIGKPLFPGKNVVHQLDLITDVLGTPSLDAISQVRNDKARKYLTCMRKKQPASFSQKFPKADPLALRLLRRLLAFDPKDRPSAEEALADPYFNGLAKVEREPSCQPIPKIEFEFEGRRVTKEDIKELIFEEILEYHPQLLKEHISGTDRRNFVHLSAVDQFKKRFAELEENGGENGSAVSSQRKHSSLPRQSFNPR
- the LOC123155839 gene encoding mitogen-activated protein kinase 11 isoform X2 encodes the protein MESDLHQVIKANDDLTREHYQFFLYQMLRALKYMHTANVYHRDLKPKNVLANANCKLKICDFGLARVAFNDAPTTVFWTDYVATRWYRAPELCGSFYSKYTPAIDIWSIGCIFAEVLIGKPLFPGKNVVHQLDLITDVLGTPSLDAISQVRNDKARKYLTCMRKKQPASFSQKFPKADPLALRLLRRLLAFDPKDRPSAEEALADPYFNGLAKVEREPSCQPIPKIEFEFEGRRVTKEDIKELIFEEILEYHPQLLKEHISGTDRRNFVHLSAVDQFKKRFAELEENGGENGSAVSSQRKHSSLPRQSFNPR